A region of Limisphaerales bacterium DNA encodes the following proteins:
- a CDS encoding PIG-L family deacetylase, with product MPKPSAIAIGAHPDDIEFAMAGTLLQLQAAGWEIHYFNLSSGNLGSVKLNAAQAIRTRAREAKAAAKVLGANYHASICHDLEIVYDVPTLRKVAAVIRKSKASVVLTHSPVDYMEDHTNTCRLAVTAAFAHGMPNFKCTPPAKPYAHNVTVYHAMPHGLLDPLRQRVMAGAYVNTVSVRAQQVRALAAHASQQDWLDVSQGMNSYIKTGEDFARMLGNLSGKFKFAEGWRRHLHFGLSSEQLDPLKDALGKNYLINQKYERALGKEN from the coding sequence ATGCCCAAACCTTCGGCCATAGCCATTGGGGCACACCCGGATGACATTGAGTTCGCCATGGCCGGCACACTACTGCAGTTGCAGGCTGCGGGGTGGGAGATTCATTATTTCAATCTTTCCAGCGGCAATTTGGGCAGCGTTAAATTAAATGCTGCCCAGGCCATCCGAACCCGCGCGCGCGAAGCGAAAGCTGCAGCAAAAGTTTTAGGGGCCAATTATCATGCGAGCATTTGTCATGATTTGGAAATTGTGTATGACGTGCCCACGCTGCGCAAAGTAGCGGCGGTCATTCGGAAATCCAAAGCCTCGGTGGTGCTCACGCATTCGCCGGTTGATTATATGGAGGACCACACCAACACTTGTCGCCTGGCGGTGACTGCGGCGTTCGCGCATGGTATGCCGAATTTCAAGTGCACGCCTCCAGCTAAGCCTTATGCGCACAATGTTACCGTGTATCATGCGATGCCGCATGGCTTGCTTGACCCCTTGCGTCAACGCGTGATGGCCGGCGCTTATGTAAATACTGTGTCAGTCCGGGCACAACAAGTGAGGGCGCTTGCCGCACACGCGAGCCAACAAGATTGGCTGGATGTGAGTCAGGGGATGAATTCATACATCAAGACAGGTGAAGACTTCGCGCGAATGTTGGGCAACCTATCGGGCAAGTTTAAGTTTGCCGAAGGTTGGCGGCGACATTTACATTTTGGATTAAGCTCGGAACAATTGGACCCGCTTAAGGATGCTCTCGGGAAAAATTATTTAATCAATCAAAAATACGAGCGAGCACTCGGAAAAGAAAACTAG
- a CDS encoding Gfo/Idh/MocA family oxidoreductase — translation MKKYNVGIIGYGWAATAHIDAINASGMAQVTRVYSSRLLDDDELSSRHGSRIKSTTNLQSMLNDPNVDVVDVTSYPYQHADQVVAAAKAGKHLIIEKPLTLTQPNLRRMLAAVKKARVKVCVCFECRFASQFLTIKSVVDQGLIGKIHYGEVDYYHGVGPWYGQYRWNTKKDAGGSSLLSAGCHAMDALLYFMGSTDVVEVTSHSTQSKNKIFKKYEYDTTSVTILKFKDGRIGKVASVIDCLQPYYFHTHLVGSEGSVLDNKFYSSKMGALNKNEWSTLATQLVDSGDVSDHPYQTQFEAFFTALRAGKEMPHTNLSDAARTHKIIFAADQSAATGKPVRIK, via the coding sequence GTGAAAAAATACAACGTCGGAATTATCGGTTACGGTTGGGCGGCTACCGCTCACATTGACGCCATCAACGCCTCGGGCATGGCCCAGGTCACTCGTGTGTATTCATCACGCCTTTTGGACGATGATGAACTCAGCTCGCGCCACGGCAGTCGCATTAAAAGCACCACTAACCTTCAGTCCATGCTCAACGACCCAAATGTGGACGTGGTGGATGTGACCAGTTACCCTTACCAACACGCTGATCAAGTGGTCGCTGCGGCCAAGGCAGGCAAGCATCTCATTATTGAAAAACCCCTCACCCTGACTCAGCCGAATTTGCGGCGGATGCTGGCGGCGGTGAAGAAGGCGCGTGTGAAAGTTTGTGTGTGTTTTGAGTGCCGATTTGCATCTCAATTTCTTACGATTAAATCCGTTGTCGATCAGGGACTCATCGGCAAAATTCACTACGGCGAAGTCGATTATTATCACGGCGTGGGTCCGTGGTACGGCCAGTATCGTTGGAACACTAAAAAGGATGCCGGCGGCAGCAGCTTGCTTTCGGCCGGTTGCCACGCGATGGACGCGCTTTTGTATTTTATGGGCTCCACGGATGTGGTGGAAGTAACCAGTCATTCCACGCAATCGAAAAATAAAATTTTCAAAAAATACGAATACGACACCACCAGCGTCACAATTCTGAAATTCAAGGATGGTCGTATCGGGAAAGTTGCCAGCGTCATTGACTGCTTGCAGCCATATTACTTCCACACCCATCTGGTTGGCAGCGAGGGCAGTGTTTTGGATAATAAGTTTTACTCCAGCAAAATGGGGGCGCTCAACAAAAACGAATGGAGCACGCTGGCCACGCAATTGGTGGATTCCGGGGATGTGAGCGATCATCCGTATCAAACACAATTTGAGGCGTTTTTCACCGCGTTGCGTGCGGGCAAGGAAATGCCACACACCAATCTCTCGGACGCAGCGCGTACGCACAAAATTATTTTCGCCGCCGATCAATCCGCGGCCACCGGCAAGCCCGTTCGCATTAAGTAA